A region of Toxorhynchites rutilus septentrionalis strain SRP chromosome 1, ASM2978413v1, whole genome shotgun sequence DNA encodes the following proteins:
- the LOC129780573 gene encoding uncharacterized protein LOC129780573, which translates to MASDMTMYVDPMNATSTKLDKNKRDKHPREKLFVHHTETSANQTGKVKETLSTEFIPVKTCTYCNQAGHLIMDCYAFKRLNVEDRWKAVREKGLCRICLVPHKSWPCRSKRECDFESCRLRHNSLLHSTTPGNSKPGSSKSSDNISNIAHQNHHFMKVCSLLRYIPITLYANGIEARLFAFLDDGSTSTIIEAEVAEQLGVVGPEEPLHLCWTGDVMRVEEKSQRIQLNISGTYMKKQYPLTNVRTVKHLKLPSQTLNIDEICNTHPYLKDLPITSYFDVRPKIIIGVDNATLISTLKLREGSKEGLIASKTRLGWSIYGRHSGSEDSVHLHLHSVQETRVPDNATLHDLMRQFFNIEESCVTTKPESEKNKRATEILERTTVRVPTGYEVGLLWNQDEYKLPNTYPLALRRLKCLEKRLLRNPHLYAKVREIIENYVEKGYTHRVSKLELELTDDRKTWYLPLGVVQNPKKPNKVRLIWDAAAVVEGLSFNDLVLKGPDMMASLIAVLMKFRERNVAIGGDLREMFHQIMIRAEDRQFLRFLWRDHPEDSPQVFVMDVAIFGASCSPCIAQFVKNKNAEEFPRGAKAVIDNHYVDDYLDSVDTAEEAVELMKQVKYIHANGGFEIRQFISNSQEVLLSLGVQQEIENKSMNLDSQSERVLGMYWVPAQDIFTFISPSEVKVSSAESSILTKRQVLKIIMSVFDPLGLIAHFIIHGKILMQHIWRAGTNWDEQIPDHLQDSWNNWQEYLKRLNEIKITRCLLGCTRSDQSRTSELHAFVDASRQAYACAIYLRTRGESGVECSLIIAKSKVAPLKPVSIPRLELQAALIGARLMENVCQSLTLPYSRRIFWSDSSTVLSWLNSDAFRYHQYVAFRVGEILSTTRVDEWRYVPSKLNVADDATKWQAGPDLSTESRWLNGPTILRHSESRWPLQPERQETLEEQVKQLFLHQQLVHDTLIEVTRFSSWSRLHRTVAFVCRARTLFMKKGGSDEIRGWLSSEELVEAENVLWRQTQQEIFHREYQLLNVRMDENDQVRPLVDRTSPLYKLSPFIDQSGVIRMGSRIGAAPFSPYEAKYPIILPKQHPITFLLTDSYHRRLLHANNETVFNDMRQRFYVPALRRLVRKVASECQWCKNTKAAPRTPRMAPLPRARLIPFVKPFSYVGIDYFGPMLVKIGRSQVKRWVAIFTCLNIRAVHMEVVHSLSTQSCIMAFRRFVARRGAPLEVYSDNGTCFIGANRQLRMEIKKANETCASTFTNARTKCIFNPPAAPHMGGLWERMVRSVKTAMIAIGNGQRHPNEEVFETVVLEAESVINSRPLTYIALDSADQEALTPSHFLLYGTQGVNQPAVQPSDYRCALRDSWKLAQWMIDEFWRRWTKEYLPVIARRSKWFEPVKPLQVGDVVIVVDETTRNQWLKGRITEVFVAPDGQVRKARVLTAKGIILRPAVKIAVLDVFGTPGPHGSGNVTTTVTTSSLINDVQFPALQQRRAAPNLPPLPLNNVRNRGEPADLPASNQVILSGSSVQHRFMDAASQQNQSPLPGLSYSRVTSGTTAEGAPLNDKEKQSTPF; encoded by the exons ATGGCAAGCGATATGACGATGTATGTTGATCCAATGAATGCAACATCTACCAAGCTGGATAAGAATAAACGTGATAAACATCCGAGGGAAAAGTTATTCGTTCACCATACGGAAACAAGTGCGAACCAGACTGGCAAAGTAAAAGAAACTTTGTCGACAGAATTTATACCAGTGAAAACCTGCACTTATTGTAATCAAGCTGGACACCTCATTATGGATTGCTATGCGTTTAAACGATTGAATGTTGAAGATCGATGGAAAGCAGTCCGCGAGAAAGGGTTATGTCGCATCTGCTTGGTGCCACACAAATCATGGCCGTGTCGCTCTAAAAGAGAATGTGATTTCGAGAGCTGCCGTCTACGCCACAACTCACTGTTACACTCTACAACTCCAGGGAATAGTAAACCTGGTTCTTCAAAATCATCAGACAATATAAGTAACATCGCGCACCAAAATCaccatttcatgaaagtatgttcTCTGCTGCGTTATATACCGATTACACTCTACGCAAATGGTATAGAGGCGAGACTGTTCGCTTTTCTTGATGACGGATCGACGTCGACTATAATTGAAGCTGAGGTGGCTGAACAACTTGGAGTGGTAGGACCAGAAGAACCACTTCATCTCTGCTGGACAGGTGATGTGATGAGAGTCGAAGAGAAGTCACAACGCATCCAGTTGAATATTTCCGGAACTTATATGAAAAAGCAGTACCCTTTGACTAACGTACGAACGGTGAAGCACCTCAAGCTTCCAAGCCAGACGTTGAATATTGACGAAATATGTAACACACACCCATACCTCAAAGATTTGCCTATAACAAGCTACTTCGATGTTAGACCAAAAATTATTATTGGGGTCGATAACGCGACATTAATTAGTACACTGAAGCTAAGGGAAGGAAGTAAGGAAGGTCTCATAGCCTCTAAAACCCGACTTGGTTGGAGCATCTACGGTCGACATTCGGGATCGGAAGATTCAGTACACCTTCATCTACACTCAGTACAAGAAACACGAGTCCCTGACAATGCAACGTTGCACGATCTCATGAGGCAGTTCTTCAACATAGAAGAGTCCTGTGTCACTACGAAACCTGAATCAGAAAAAAACAAGCGAGCAACAGAAATTCTCGAACGAACAACTGTTCGCGTTCCAACTGGCTATGAAGTCGGTCTACTCTGGAATCAGGATGAGTACAAACTACCCAACACGTATCCGCTTGCGCTTCGTCGTCTGAAGTGCTTGGAAAAGCGATTATTGCGAAATCCCCACTTGTATGCCAAGGTACGAGAAATAATAGAAAACTACGTCGAGAAAGGCTACACTCATCGTGTATCGAAATTGGAATTGGAGTTAACAGACGATCGGAAAACCTGGTACTTGCCACTTGGAGTGGTACAAAATCCCAAAAAACCGAACAAGGTGCGCTTAATTTGGGATGCGGCAGCAGTTGTGGAAGGTTTGAGTTTTAATGACCTTGTGCTGAAAGGTCCAGATATGATGGCTTCGCTCATCGCCGTTCTAATGAAGTTTCGCGAGAGAAATGTAGCGATCGGTGGAGATTTGCGTGAAATGTTTCACCAAATTATGATTCGTGCAGAAGATAGACAGTTCCTGCGTTTTTTATGGAGAGATCACCCGGAAGATTCGCCGCAAGTGTTTGTAATGGACGTGGCCATTTTCGGTGCATCCTGTTCTCCATGTATAGCACAGTTCGTGAAGAACAAAAATGCGGAGGAGTTTCCACGAGGAGCCAAGGCAGTCATCGACAACCACTATGTCGATGACTATCTCGACAGTGTGGATACGGCGGAAGAGGCGGTAGAGTTGATGAAGCAGGTGAAATACATTCACGCTAACGGAGGATTTGAGATTCGGCAGTTCATCTCGAATTCCCAAGAGGTCTTGCTAAGTCTCGGAGTGCAGCAAGAAATCGAGAACAAAAGCATGAATTTGGATTCGCAATCTGAACGAGTCTTGGGAATGTATTGGGTTCCCGCGCAGGACATATTCACCTTCATTTCTCCTTCAGAAGTGAAGGTATCATCGGCAGAATCATCGATTCTCACCAAAAGACAGGTTTTGAAGATTATAATGAGTGTCTTTGACCCATTAGGTTTGATAGCGCATTTTATTATACATGGAAAAATCCTAATGCAACATATCTGGCGCGCTGGAACAAACTGGGATGAACAAATTCCCGATCACTTGCAAGACAGCTGGAATAACTGGCAAGAGTATCTCAAACGTTTAAATGAGATCAAGATCACTCGATGTCTGTTAGGTTGCACACGTTCAGATCAGTCAAGGACGTCGGAACTGCATGCCTTTGTGGATGCAAGTCGGCAGGCCTATGCTTGTGCAATCTACCTGCGAACCCGCGGGGAATCCGGTGTTGAATGCTCTCTCATCATTGCGAAAAGTAAAGTAGCACCGTTGAAACCAGTTTCGATACCCAGGTTGGAGCTTCAGGCTGCACTAATCGGAGCACGCTTGATGGAAAACGTGTGTCAGAGTCTGACGCTTCCCTATTCACGACGGATATTCTGGTCAGATTCCTCCACGGTGCTCTCATGGCTAAATTCGGATGCCTTCCGTTATCATCAATATGTAGCATTCCGTGTGGGTGAAATTCTGTCCACAACAAGAGTTGATGAGTGGAGATATGTTCCCTCAAAGTTAAATGTCGCGGATGACGCCACCAAATGGCAGGCTGGTCCGGACCTTAGCACCGAAAGTCGATGGTTAAACGGTCCAACTATTCTTCGCCATTCAGAATCACGATGGCCGTTACAACCAGAACGTCAGGAGACCTTGGAAGAGCAAGTTAAGCAGTTATTCCTTCATCAGCAATTAGTACACGACACGCTTATAGAAGTAACCCGTTTCTCTAGTTGGAGCCGGCTACATCGAACAGTTGCATTCGTGTGCAGAGCAAGGACACTGTTCATGAAAAAAGGTGGATCAGATGAAATCCGAGGATGGCTTTCTTCGGAAGAACTTGTTGAAGCCGAAAATGTATTATGGCGGCAAACGCAGCAAGAAATATTTCATCGAGAATATCAACTGCTGAATGTACGGATGGATGAAAACGATCAGGTCAGGCCGTTGGTGGATAGAACAAGTCCACTATATAAACTATCTCCATTCATCGATCAATCAGGGGTTATTCGAATGGGCAGTCGTATTGGGGCTGCCCCATTCTCCCCATACGAAGCTAAGTACCCCATAATTTTACCGAAACAACATCCGATAACCTTCCTTCTTACTGACAGCTATCACCGACGTTTACTTCATGCCAACAACGAGACGGTTTTCAACGATATGAGGCAAAGGTTCTACGTTCCTGCTTTGCGACGACTGGTAAGAAAAGTAGCATCCGAATGTCAGTGGTGCAAAAACACCAAAGCAGCTCCTCGAACTCCCCGGATGGCACCGTTACCAAGAGCACGATTAATACCCTTCGTAAAACCGTTCTCCTACGTTGGTATTGACTACTTCGGGCCGATGTTAGTCAAAATCGGAAGAAGCCAAGTCAAACGTTGGGTGGCTATATTCACCTGCCTGAACATTCGAGCGGTCCATATGGAAGTCGTCCATAGTCTATCGACGCAGTCGTGTATAATGGCTTTTCGGCGGTTCGTGGCACGTCGCGGAGCACCTCTCGAAGTGTACAGCGATAACGGCACCTGTTTTATCGGGGCAAATCGCCAATTGAGGATGGAGATAAAAAAGGCAAACGAAACCTGCGCTTCTACATTCACAAACGCACGCACAAAATGTATTTTCAATCCACCCGCAGCTCCACACATGGGTGGACTGTGGGAACGGATGGTGCGATCCGTAAAAACGGCCATGATTGCTATCGGAAATGGACAGCGACATCCGAATGAAGAAGTCTTTGAAACCGTCGTTCTTGAAGCTGAATCGGTTATCAACTCACGTCCTCTAACCTACATCGCTCTTGATTCGGCGGATCAGGAGGCGCTCACGCCCAGTCATTTTTTGTTGTATGGAACACAGGGGGTGAACCAACCAGCAGTACAACCATCAGACTATCGTTGTGCATTGAGAGATAGCTGGAAGTTAGCACAGTGGATGATCGACGAATTCTGGCGCCGTTGGACAAAAGAGTACCTTCCGGTCATAGCCAGAAGATCTAAGTGGTTTGAGCCAGTGAAGCCACTCCAGGTAGGGGATGTTGTAATCGTGGTAGATGAAACGACGCGGAACCAATGGTTGAAAGGAAGGATCACAGAGGTATTCGTAGCTCCTGATGGACAAGTCAGGAAAGCTAGAGTTCTAACGGCGAAGGGAATCATCTTGCGACCAGCTGTGAAGATAGCAGTATTGGACGTCTTCGGAACTCCCGGACCACACGGGTCGGGGAATGTTACGACAACCGTCACCACGTCGTCACTGA TCAACGATGTGCAATTTCccgcgcttcaacaacgccgtgCAGCTCCAAATCTGCCCCCTCTTCCACTCAACAATGTACGAAACCGTGGTGAGCCTGCCGACCTCCCCGCAAGCAACCAAGTGATCCTTAGCGGCTCTTCAGTGCAGCATCGGTTCATGGACGCAGCGTCGCAGCAGAATCAATCCCCTCTCCCGGGTCTGTCCTACTCACGTGTAACATCCGGCACGACCGCCGAGGGCGCACCTTTGAATGATAAGGAGAAGCAGAGTACACCGTTCTAA